Within the Novosphingobium pentaromativorans US6-1 genome, the region CGAAGCCAGCGCGATCGCCCGCGAGGTTTTCGAAGAGGTCGATGACGCGCTCGGCCAGGGCCTGTTCAAGATCATGACGCAGGGCCCCGATGAGGATCTGACCCTTACCGAGAACGCCCAGCCGGCGATCATGGCCAATGCCATTGCAGTGCTGCGCGTTTTGGAAAAGGAAGGCGGGATCACCCTGGCGGACAAGGCGGACTTCGTCGCCGGCCACTCGCTGGGGGAATATACCGCGCTCTGCGCTGCCGGGGCCTTCAGCCTTGCCGACACCGCGCGCCTGCTGAAGCTGCGGGGCCAGTCGATGCAGGCCGCCGTGCCGGTGGGCGTTGGCGCCATGGCGGCGCTGCTGGGTGCAGACATCGAGAAGGCGACTGCACTGGCCGAAGCTGCTGCCGAGGGCGAAGTCTGCGCCGTCGCCAATGACAACGATCCGACCCAGGTCGTGATCTCGGGTCACAAGGGCGCGATCGAGCGCGCTATCGGCCTCGTCAAGGATTTCGGTATCAAGCGCGGCATTGCGCTGCCGGTTTCCGCGCCGTTCCACTGCCCGTTGATGCAGCCGGCTGCCGATGCCATGGCCGAGGCGCTGGAGAAGACCGCTCCCGGCACCTTGCAGGTCGCGCTCTTCGCCAACGTGACTGCAGGCGTCGTCACCGATCCCGCGGAAGTGCGCCGCCTGCTCGTCGAGCAGGTCACCGGCCGCGTGCGCTGGCGCGAAAGCGCGATCGCGATGAAGGAAGCGGGGGTCGAGAACTTCGTCGAGATCGGCGGCAAGGTCGTCGGCCCGATGATCAAGCGTTCGGCTGGCGAGGTCGAAGTCGCCTCGGCTACCTCGATGGCCGAGATCGAAGAACTGGCAAAGGTATTGTGAAAACGTCGTCCCGGGCTTGACCCGGGACCGCTGGCGGTTCGAAGAGACTGCGGTCTGCCGAATGCGCCAGCGATGCCGGTTCCGCGCTTGCCGGAGGGTACCGGCACGACGTCTCAAGGAGTTTCCCCAATGTTCGATCTTCACGGAATGACTGCTCTTGTAACCGGTGCCTCGGGCGGCATCGGTTCCTCGATCGCCCGCGCGCTCGCCTCACAGGGCGCCCGCCTCGTGATTTCCGGTTCCAACGCCGAAAAGCTGCGGATTTTCCGCGATGAGCTGGACGAGCACACCCCGCAGCACCTGCAGGAAGTCGACCATGTCGCCATCGCCTGCAACCTGTCGAACCCCGAAGACGTCGAGAAGCTGGTTCCGGCCGCACTCGAGACGCTCGGCAAGATAGACATCCTCGTCAACAATGCGGGCATCACGCGCGACAACCTCGCCATGCGCATGAAGGACGAGGAGTGGGACGCGGTGATCAAGGTCAACCTCGAATCCACCTTCCGCCTGATGCGCGCGGTGACCAAGCCGATGATGAAGGCCCGCTTCGGCCGCATCATCAACGTCACTTCGGTCGTCGGCACCACCGGCAATCCGGGGCAGATGAACTATTGCGCGGCGAAGGGCGGCATCACCGCCATGTCGAAGAGCCTCGCTCAGGAACTCGCCAGCCGCAACGTGACCGTGAACTGCATCGCGCCGGGCTTCATCCGCACCGCGATGACCGACGTTCTGCCCGATGCCCAGAAGGAAGCGCTCAATGCGAAGATCCCGATGGGCCGCATGGGCGAGGGCGATGACATCGCAGCCGCCACCGTGTTCCTGGCTTCGAAGGAAGCCGGCTACGTCACCGGCCAGACGATCCACGTCAACGGCGGCATGGTGATGATCTGACAGGGTTTCAGGTGGCGAGGGGGCGTCTCAGATTTCTCCCTCGTCGCCCACGATCCTGGCCTCGAGTTGATCGGCCAGCGCGCGCGCGGTGACCAGCAGCGGGTCGTCGCTGCTTTCCGGCGCAGTGAAGTGGATCGACCCGTGAGGCGACCACCACAGGACCCGCAGCCAGCGGTTGCAGTCCTCGCGGAAGATTTCGGCATCGCCGCCCCGGTTGGGGATGATCACGTTTTCCTTGGTCAGCGGATTGCGTACCGAGGCATCGCCGACGCACAGGCGCACGCCATCGACATTGTCGATGGCCTCGCTCCATTCCTTGAGGGAGATCGGGCGCGCTTCTCCGTCTCGTGTCTCGCGTTCGATGCGCAGGAAGTTGGCCAAGTCACTCCTTTCCCGGTCGTCCGGTTCGCTCGCGATGCGGTGTGCGTGGTACATGTGACCTAATGGATGCCGGGGCAACCCCGTCCTGCTTCGGGACGAGGGATCGGGGGTGAAGTGACCAAGGTCCGAAAATCGCGGGAAAACTCCGCATTTATCCCCAGATTCGCCGGAATGCCCGCACTTGATGCTTGCCGCTTCGCTGCGGTGCGTTAGAGATATTCGTCCTGAAATTCGGGATCACCCGATCCCTAGGCCTAGCAAGGGGGACCTGAGGCTATCATGAAGGCCACGATCGAACGTTCCACGCTCCTGCGATGCCTGTCCCACGTGCAGTCAGTCGTTGAGCGGCGCAATACCATTCCCATTCTCTCGAACGTGCTGATCGAGGCAGCCGCGGGTGGTTCACTGCGGATCATGGCGACCGACCTGGACATCCAGGTGGTTGAGAACCTGAGCGCGGTCTCGGTCGACACGCCGGGATCGGTCACGGTTTCCGCGCACCTTCTTTTCGACATTGCCCGCAAGCTGCCCGAAGGCAGTCAGGTCAGTCTGGATGCCGCCGACAACCGCATGGTCGTGAAGGCCGGGCGCAGCCGCTTCCAGCTTCCGACCCTGCCGCGTGACGACTTCCCGGTCATCGCCGAGGGCGAATTGCCGACGAGCTTCGAGATCCCTGCCGCCACCCTGGCGCAGATGATCGACCGGACCCGTTTCGCGATCTCGACCGAGGAAACGCGCTACTACCTCAACGGCATCTTCCTGCATGTCTCGGACGAGGAATTGAAGGCCGCGGCCACCGACGGTCACCGTCTCGCCCGCTTCACGATCAAGCGTCCCGACGGCGCAGAGGGCATGCCCGACGTGATCGTTCCGCGCAAATGCGTTGCCGAACTGCGCAAGCTGCTGGAAGAGGCGCTGGACACCAACGTCCTGATCGACCTGTCGGCCTCGAAGATCCGCTTCACCCTGGGCGGTGAGAACGGCGTCGTCCTGACCAGCAAGCTGATCGACGGAACCTTCCCGGACTATACGCGGGTCATCCCGACCGGGAACGACAAGCTGCTCCGGGTCGATCCGCGCAGCTTCTTCGAGGGCGTGGACCGCGTGGCGACCATCGCCACCGAAAAGACCCGTGCAGTGAAGATGGCGCTTGAGCCGGACCGCGTCACGCTTTCGGTGACCTCGCCCGACAACGGCACCGCGGCTGAGGAAGTCCCCGCCGAATACGCATCGGAAGGCTTCGAGATCGGCTTCAATGCCAATTACCTCAAGGACATCCTCGGCCAGATCGAGGGTGACAGCGTGGAAATGCACCTCGCTGACGCCGGTGCGCCGACGCTCATCCGTCAGGACGAAAAGAGCCCGGCGCTCTACGTCCTGATGCCGATGCGTGTCTGACCGCAAGGTTCTGGAACAAGGCAGAAGGGCCGGAGCGACAAGCTTCCGGCCCTTTTCCTTTTCAGGCATTTGACAGGATCGCTCGCAGGCCACAGCCTCCATCCTGCACACTAGCCGGAGACGAGGAGGCATGATGGGGACGCAAGCGAGGCCAGAGCGGGCGAGCGGCCTGCGGGCATGGCGCCTCATGCCGGCCGTGCTCCTGTTGATTATTGGGGCAAGCGCCGCCTTTCCATCGAGTGCGCGTGCTGCGCTGCTGCCGAGCCTGGATCAGGGCGCAACGCCAAGTCCTGCGCCGACGCAGGCGCAAACGATCGACGCCACGAGCGACAGCGGTTCGGATGAGCGGATCGCGCGGCGTATCGAAGGCATTTTCGCGGCTGTGCCGAACCTGAACCGCGTCACCGTTTCCGTGCGGCAAGGCGTGGTGAGCCTGGGCGGCAAGGTCACGGCTGTCGAGGATATCGACCGCGCCGAGCAGATCGCATCGCGCATTCTGGGAGTGGTCACGGTAGAGAACGGCATAAAGCGCGACGTTTCGGTTGGGCAGAGCGTCCAGTCGCTCGGTGTCTTTTCCCAGAAGTTCTCCGATTTCGTGAAGATGTTACCGCTGGTTGCGGCGGCGCTGGTGGTCGCGCTGGTCATCTCTTTGATCGGTTATGTCCTCGCTTCCCTGACATGGATCTGGCGGCGGCTCGCGCCCAGCAATTTCCTCACCGAACTCATCGCCAGCGCCATCCGCTTCGTCTTCGTGACCGGCGGCATCGTCATCGGGCTGCAGATGCTGGGAGCCGGAGCCCTCCTGGGAGCAGTGCTCGGCGGGGCGGGGATCGTCGGTATCGCGCTGGGTTTTGCCATGCGCGACACGATCGAGAATTACGTTTCGTCAGTCATGCTGTCGGTGCGGCAACCCTTCCGCGCCAACGACTGGGTCGTCATCGACCAGTACGAGGGGCGGGTTATCCGCCTGACGAGTCGCGCCACGATCCTGATGACCTTGGACGGCAACCACCTGCGCATTCCCAACGGCATGGTCTTCAAGGCGGTGATCCTCAACTATACCCGCAATCCGCAGCGGCGCTTCGATTTCGAACTGGGGATCGATGCCGATTCCGATCCGACCGCGGCACGGCAACTGGGCGTAGATGCGCTGGCTAAACTCGACTTCGTGCTGACCGATCCGCCACCGGCCGCGCGGCTGGAAAACGTCGGCGATTCCAACATCGTCCTGCGCTTTCTGGGCTGGATCGACCAGGAAAAGACCGATTGGTACAAGGCGCGCAGCCAGGCGATTCCGACGGTGAAGGCGGCGCTGGAAGCGGCCGGTTTCGCCTTGCCGGAGCCGATCTACCGCCTGCGCTTCGACCAGCAGGCACCGCTCAACCTGCTCGACGTTACCGGCAAGGCTTTGCCCGAGGCTGAACCGGCCCCCGCAGCGGCAGATATCCCACATGTCATGGCCGAACACGTCGCCCCAGACGACGAGATCAGCGAGATGATCGCGAAGGAACGCAGGGCAGGGCGCGAAGCGGAGAAGGACCTGCTCGATTCGAGGAGGCCCGTGGAATAGCGCCGCGAGCCTCCTTCGCGGCAGACCTTACGGCTTGCTGGCCGCGGCGATCATCTTCTCGACCGCCACGAACTTTTCGCGGGGCGAACCGTCGCGGGCATTGGCGACTTCGGCCTCGTCGATCTTCTGCCAGTCGGTGAATTTCATGTAGTTGATGCCCCGTTCCGCGGCGAGGGCGTCGAAGCCGGGGCGGCCTGCCTTGCCGGCGCCTTCGCCGATGTCTTCGGCGACTTTCTCGATGATGGCGAAGCCGTCGGGGCGATTGGTGCCGATGGTCCCGGTCGGCCCGCGCCGTGCCCAGCCCACGCAATAGAGGCCCGGAGAGATTCGGCCTTCCTCGTTGGCAAAGCGGCCGTTGCGCTCGTCGAAAGGCACGTCGGGTATCTTGGATGTCTGGTAGCCGATGCAAGCGACCACGAGCCCGGCTGGAATGCGATAGGTCTCGCCCGTGCCGATGGCCTTGCCGCCTTCGAGTCGGGTGCGTTCGACCTCGATTTCCTCGATGCGCTCGGTGCCGACGATCGCCTTGGGCGAGGCGAAGAAGTCGAACTCGACGAGCACCTGGCCGGGCTTGCAGTCCGCCTGGTCGGGCGCGGCAAAGCTGCGCAGGTGCCCCACCGACTTGCGCTGGCCGGGATCGAGAGCTGCGTCCTCGCTTTCGTCGGGAAGATCGGCGGTATCGACCCATGGGCATGCGCGTTCGAGATGGCCGAGTTCACCCAGTTCCTTGGGCGTCATCGCGATCTGGTGCGGTCCGCGACGCCCGAGAATGACGATGCGGCGGATCTTCGAGGCATCGAGTGCGCTCAGGGCGTGGTGGACGATGTCGCTCCCAGCGAATTCCGCCTGCGACTTGGCGAGAATGCGCGCGACGTCGAGTGCGACATTGCCGTTGCCGATGATGACCGCCGTATCGTGCGAAAGCGCCGGGTCGAGTTCGGCGAAATCGGGGTGTCCATTGTACCAGCCTACAAAGGAAGCGCTGCCGAAGACGTTGGGCAGATCTTCGCCCTCTATTCCCAGCTTGCGGTCATTGGGCGCGCCGGTGGCGAGGATGACGGCATCGTAGAGCCCCTGAAGCTCTGAAATGCTCAGATCGCGGCCAATCATCACATTGCCGACGAACCGCACGTTGTCGGTCAGCGCGGTCGCCTCATAGCGGCGCGACACGCCCTTGATCGACTGGTGATCGGGCGCAACGCCGCTGCGAATCAGTCCGAAGGGAACGGGCAGGGTGTCGAAGATGTCGACCCTGGCGTCGTCTCCCCATTGCTTGAGCGCTGCCTCCGCTGTGTAGTAACCGGCAGGCCCCGAACCGACGATCGCAATATGGCGCATGAATGTGTCTCCCAGGGTGTGCGGAGGTTTTCCCGCTGACTCGTGCCGAAGCAAGCATGCCAGGGGGGCAATCCGCAAGCGAAATCGCCAGAAAATTTGGCTCTCGAGCCTCTGATTTGACGGAATAATCTCTTGCCTGGGCCGTCGGGCAGAAGTTGTGCCGGCAGGGGCTGACTTAACCGTTTCGCAAGGCCCCGTGACGCATAGACTTTCCATGGCATTCGAGGGGCTTCCGACATCGCTGGAAAAGGTGCGTTCCAGCGCGCGCGCCGCGCGTGTTTCGGGCATCGACGGCGGATTCGTGAAGCGCCCCGATTCGGCGCAGCCTGCCGAAAAGCTGGAAACGGGTAACTTCGCGTTGTTCCGGTCGGACCTGCCAAGCAGCGATCCCTTGCACTACTTCATCGCGGCACGCTGGGAACTGATGGGCCCGGCCATGTTGATCATGTTGGTGGCGATGGGGCTGTTTTCCTTGAGCTATCCCGGACTGCTGCCATTCGCCTGCGGCCTGATTGCCGTACTGCTCTGTCTCGCCTCGCCGATCTTCGCTCGCTGGGAACAGGCGCTGAACCATAAGGCCTGGCAGCGCTATCCCCTGATGCTCCTTGCTGTCGCACTGCCGATGGGCGTCTTCGGGTTCGGAACGGTCATCTGGAGCAAGCAGTCTTCGGACTTCGACCTGGCCCTGATGGTCAATGCCTACGTCATCCTCATGCTGGTGGCTGTAGCCCTGCTGCAAGGCCGCACGACTTCGATCATGGGCGCGACGCTCGCCTTGTGGAGTAGCGGTACCTTCCTTTCGCGGTCTCCCGGCGCGCTTGTCCTTCTGGCTTCGGGGGGCTGTCTCGCCCTCTATCTAGGCGTCCGGCAGAGCCGCATCGCCCGGCGGGAAGCCGACAGGCTGGCCGAGCGGGAGAAGGAACAGCGCCGGGCCGAAGAACTGCTCAATGAGTACGAGCAGACCGGGCAGGGCTGGTTCTGGGAGACCGACAGGCGCGGACAGATCGTTTACGTGTCCCCGCGCATCGCTCGGCTCGTCGGCAGGCCGATCGAGGAACTGGAAGGCAGGCCGTTCACCAGCCTCTTCGTGCTTGAGGGCCAGCAACAGGAAAGCGAGCGCACGCTCGTCTTCCACCTCTCCACCCGGTCCTCGTTCCAGGACCTGTCGGTGCGGGCCGCCACCGATGAAGCGGAAGAACGCTGGTGGTCGATTAGCGGGCGGCCGGTACTCGACCAGTTCAACAATTTCATGGGCTTTCGCGGTTCGGGCACCGACCTGACCGAAACGCGAAAGTCGCAGCAGCACGTCACCCAGCTTGCCCGCTTCGATTCGCTCACCAAGCTGGCGAACCGTTTCCAGATGTCCGAGTGGCTTGAGAAGCTCCTCAATTCACCGCGTATCGACAGTCGCAGCTGCGCCGTTTTCCTGCTCGACCTCGACCGGTTCAAGCAGGTCAACGATACCATGGGCCACCCGGCCGGCGATGCTTTGCTGATGCAGGTTGCCGATCGCCTGCGCTCGTCTGTCGGCAGCCTGGGGCGGGTCGGCCGTCTTGGCGGCGACGAGTTCCAGGTGCTGCTTCCTGGACATCACCAGCGAGAGGGCCTTGCCCACCTTGCAAGGCGGATCATCGAAGATCTTTCGCAGCCCTACTCGATCGAGGGGAGCCGCGTCGTCATCGGCGCATCGCTGGGCATTTCGGTATGTCCTGATGATGGCACGACATCCGAGGCGATCATCCGCAACGCGGACCTTGCGCTATACGCAGCGAAGGGCGGCGGGCGCGGGCGCCATCATTTCTACGACGAGGACCTGCACAGCGATGCGCAGGAGCGCCAGCAGCTGGAGCAGGACTTGCGCGATGCCATCGCGGAGGGCGCTCTGGAGCTGCACTATCAGCCGCAGATACGCACGACGACCGAGCGGATCACCGGCTTCGAGGCACTCTTGCGCTGGAACCATCCCAAGCATGGCTACATGTCACCGGCCAAGTTCGTGCCGATCGCCGAGGAGACCGGCCTCGTCGCCCAGATCGGCGAATGGGCCCTGCGCACGGCCTGCCGGGATCTTGCCACCTGGCCCGAAGAGGTGCGCGTCGCCGTCAACGTGTCGCCGCTGCAGTTCGCCAATGCCGCGCTGCCGGCCATCGTCACCAGCGCCATCGCCTCATCCGGCATCGCACCGGGCCGTCTCGAGCTGGAGATCACCGAAAGTGTGTTCCTGGGCGACGACAAGTCGACCGAGGCCATGTTCTCCGCCCTCAAGGGCGTGGGCGTACGCCTCGCGCTCGATGACTTCGGAACCGGCTATTCCTCGCTCGGCTATCTGAAGAAGGCGCCCTTCGACAAGATCAAGATCGACCAGAGCTTCGTGCGCGGCGCGACTGTTGCGGGAAGCCGCAACGGGGCGATCATCGCCTCGATTGTCAGCCTTGCTGAAGCGCTCGGCATGGAGACCACGGCAGAAGGGGTCGAGACGCTCGACGAGCTGGAACTCGTGCGCAAGCTGGGTTGCAGCCATGTGCAAGGCTACATCTACGAACGCAGCCTGACGGCCGAAGACACTATTCGCCGCCTTCAGGAGGGACTGGTCGCTCAGGCGAAAGGGCCGCGTTCGGCCCGTGCGGCGCGCCAGACGATGCTGCGCAAGGTCGTGCTGGATCACGAGGGGCACAGCTACCACGCGACGATCCGCAACATTTCGCGCTCCGGCGCGCTTGTCGAAGGGCTCTGGAACGTCCCGGCGGGGACGCGTTTCGCGATTCACCTTGCCGAGAACTGCGTCGCCGTGGCCGAGGCGCAGTGGTGCAAGGAGGATCGGATGGGCGTGAAATTCGCCCGTCCGCTGGAAATCGACGCCAAGGGAGCTGTCGTCTTCGCGCCGACGCGCACGCCGCGCGACACAAAGGAAACGCGAGTCCTGCGCAAGGCAGGCTGACAGGTTCGAAAAGCGCTGCTAACGGCGCTTCCATGACCGAACTCTCGCAGATCCGAAATTTCTCGATTATCGCGCACATCGACCATGGCAAGTCGACGCTGGCCGACCGGCTGATCCAGTTCACCGGTGGGCTCACCGAGCGCGAGATGTCCGCCCAGGTGCTGGACAACATGGACATCGAGAAAGAGCGCGGGATCACCATCAAGGCCCAAACGGTGCGCCTCAACTACACGGCCAAGGACGGCGTGACCTATGAGCTCAATCTCATGGACACGCCCGGCCACGTCGACTTCGCCTACGAGGTGAGCCGCAGCCTTGCCGCTTGCGAAGGCGCGCTGCTGGTGGTCGATGCCGCGCAGGGCGTCGAGGCGCAGACGCTGGCCAACGTCTATCAGTCGATCGAGCACGATCACGAGATCGTTCCCGTGATCAACAAGATCGACCTGCCCGCCGCCGAACCGGAGAAGGTGAAGGCCGAGATCGAGGACATCATCGGCATCGACGCCTCAGAGGCTGTCCTTGCCAGCGCCAAGTCCGGCATCGGCGTGGAGGAAACGCTCGAGGCCATCGTTACGCGAATCCCGGCGCCGCAGGGGGACCGTGACGCTCCGCTCAAGGCGCTGCTGGTCGATTCCTGGTACGATCCCTACCTCGGCGTCGTCATTCTGGTGCGCGTCATGGACGGCGCGATCCGCAAGGGCCTGCAGGTCAAGTTCATGCAGGGCGGTACCGAGCATCTGATCGACCGCGTCGGCTGCTTCACCCCCAAGCGCATCGACCTGCCCGAACTTGGCCCCGGCGAGATCGGCTTCATCACTGCGCAGATCAAGGAAGTGGAGCAGGCCAAGGTCGGCGACACCATCACCACGGTCAAGAACGGTGCGGTCAAGGCGCTGCCCGGCTACAAGGAAGTCCAGTCGGTGGTCTTCTGCGGCCTATTCCCGGTCGACGCGGCGGACTTCGAGAAGCTGCGCGAATCTATCGGCAAGCTGCGCCTCAACGACGCCAGTTTCACCTACGAGATGGAAACGAGCGCGGCGCTCGGCTTCGGCTTCCGCTGCGGTTTCCTCGGCCTGTTGCACCTGGAGATCATCCAGGAGCGCCTCAGCCGTGAATACGACCTCGACCTCATCACCACGGCGCCCAGCGTCGTCTATCGTATCCAGCTCTCGCATTCGAAGAACGAGGAAGCGCAGACGATCGAGCTGCACAACCCGGCCGACTATCCCGATCCCAACCGGATCGAGGAAATCGAGGAGCCTTGGATCAAGGCGGTGATCTACACGCCCGACGAATACCTCGGCCCGATCCTCAAGCTATGCCAGGATCGCCGCGGCATCCAGAAGGACCTCACGTACGTCGGCGGTCGCGCCCAGGTGACTTACGAACTTCCGCTAAACGAAGTGGTGTTCGACTTCTACGACCGCCTCAAGTCGATCAGCCGCGGCTATGCCAGCTTCGACTACGAGCAGATCGGCCTGCGTGCAGGCGATCTCGTGAAGATGAATATTCTCGTCAACAACGAGCCGGTCGATGCGCTCTCGATGATTGTCCACCGCTCGGTCGCCGAGGAACGCGGCCGCGGCATGTGCGAGCGCCTTAAGGACCTGATCCCGCGGCACCTGTTCAAGATCCCGATCCAGGCCGCGATCGGCGGCAAGGTGATCGCCCGCGAAACCATCGCCGCCCTGCGCAAGGACGTTACCGCCAAGTGCTATGGCGGCGACATCAGCCGCAAGAAGAAGCTTCTGGAAAAGCAGAAGAAGGGCAAGGCCCGCATGCGCGAGTACGGCAACGTCAGCATTCCGCAGGAAGCCTTCATCGCCGCCCTGCGCATGGGCGAGGAATAAGGGACCGGGCCCCGTCCGGATCCCGGCCTTCGCCGGGCTGACTGCAGCGTTTCACCCTTTGCTCTGCTTCTGATAGAGAACGTCTATCTGAAGCGATCGGGATGGAAGGATGCAGTTGAGGGCCTTGCGCTATTTTGTGACGCTGGCGCGCGAGGGACACTTTGCGCGGGCTGCGGAGGCTTGCGGGGTGACGCAGCCGACACTGTCCTCTGCGCTGGCTGCGCTGGAGGACCAGCTCGGCAAGCGGCTTGTCGAGCGCGACCGGCGCTTCATCGGGCTGACCGAGGAAGGGCGCGCGATGTTGCCCTGGGCGCAGCAGTTGCTCGCCGCGCATGAGGGCATGGTCCATGCGGTCGAGGCGCTGGACGGGCCGCTCCATGGCGAGTTCCGCCTGGGCGTGATCCCCGCCGCAACCCCCAGCGTCGGTGCCTTTGCCGAGGCGCTGCTGCGCCTGCATCCGGGCATGACGATCTCGGTACGTTCGCAGACCTCGCGAGAGATCGTGCGCGCCATCGAGGCTTACGAGATCGACGCGGGAATCACCTATCTTGACCACGAAAGCCCGGCGAACGTCATCAGCGTGCCGCTTTATGCCGAGCGCTATGTCTTCGTGACTGCTGCCGCTGGACGCAGGCCCGCGCCGGGTGCGGTCACGTGGGAGCAGGTCGAAGGCTATCCCTTCTGCCTGCTGCACCAGGGCATGCAGAACCGCCGTATCCTCGATACATTGATGAGCGGGCAGGGCGTCTCCGTGCGCCCTCGGGCAACGGCGGACGGGTATGTGGCGCTGCTCGCGATTGTGCGCTCCGGCGGTCTCGCGACAGTCATGCCCGAACGCTATGTGGGGCTGATCGAGGGAGCCGACTGGGCCAGCGTCCATCCACTGACGATGGATGCCGCGGTCAGCCGGATCGGCGTTATCGTCGGGGATCGCGCGCCGCTCGATCCGGTGGCGAATGCCGCCCTTGGCTGCGCGCGTTCCATTGCAGGACTGACGGGCGTTTGATTGATATTGTCTATCAGGCATTGCCCTAATCAATTTGACCGTCCGCGCGCGATGTCGCAGCGTGACGGCAAAGAGAAAGATGCCATGACAGATATTGCCGGGATACAGACAGCTATCGACCGCTTTATGCAGTCGGACACGCGCGGCGCGCTGCTGCCGTTGCTTCATGCGCTGCAGGAGGAATTCGGCCATGTCGATCCGGCCGCCGTGCCGCCGATCGCGGATGCGCTAAACCTCAGCCGCGCCGAAGTGCATGGGGTGATTAGCTTCTACCACGATTTCCGGACAGAGGCGCCGGCGCGCCATGTCGTCAAGCTGTGCCGCGCGGAAAGCTGCCAGTCGCGCGGCGGTGCGGCCATCGAAGCGCAGCTTTCGCACCAGCTTGGCGTTGCCATGGGCCATGCGCGCAAGGACGGTCAAGTCGCGCTCGAGCCGGTCTATTGCCTGGGTCTTTGCGCGATTGGCCCCAATGCTCTGGTCGATGACCGGCCGGTTGCCCGCATCGACAGTGCCCGTGTCGTCGCCATTGCCAGCGAGGTGGAAGCATGACCCGCGTCTTCATCAGCAAGGACATGGCTTCGCTTGCCTTGGGCGCAGACGCGGTGGCGCAGGCTTTCGCCGAGGCGGGATGCGAAGTCGTGCGCACCGGCTCGTACGGTCTCTTCGCGATCGAACCGCTCGTCGAGGTGGAGACGGATGAAGGACGCGTGGCCTACGGCCCGGTCGGTCCCGATGACGTGGCAGCCGTTCTGGGCGGCAGCCACGGTGCGCGTATCGGCGCCATCGGCGATCATCCCTTCTTCGCGCGCCAGCAGCGCTTCACCTTCGCGCGCTGCGGCGTTACCGACCCGCTCAGCCTTGCCGACTATACCGCCCATGGCGGTTGGAAGGGGCTGGAGGCTGCCATCGGACTTTCGCCGCAGGACGTGGTCGATGCCGTCAAGGCGTCGGGCCTGCGCGGCCGCGGCGGGGCGGGATTTCCCACCGGAATCAAGTGGCAGACCGTCCTCGATACCCCGGCTGACGAGAAGTTCATTGTCTGCAACGCGGACGAGGGTGACAGCGGCACATTTGCCGACCGCATGCTGATGGAAGGCGATCCCTATTGCCTGATCGAGGGCATGGCGATTGCCGGCCACGCGGTCGGCGCAGGTCACGGCTACATCTACATCCGCAGCGAGTATCCCTTCGCCATCGAAGCCATGCGCGAGGCCATCGCCCGTTCCGCGGGCAAGATCGCGCCCTTCACGCTGGAGGTACGCGTCGGCGCCGGGGCCTATGTCTGCGGCGAGGAAACGGCGCTGCTCGATTCCATCGAGGGCAAGCGCGGCCAGGTGCGCGCCAAACCGCCGTTGCCCGCCATCGAGGGGCTCTGGGGCAAGCCCACGGTCATCAACAATGTCCTGAGCCTCGCGGCAGTGCCCTTCATTCTGGCCGAAGGCGCGCAGGCCTATGCCGATGTCGGTTTCGGCAGGTCGCGCGGCACGATGCCGATCCAGATCGCCGGTAACGTCAGGAACGGCGGGCTTTACGAAGTCGGCTTCGGCGTGACGCTGGGCGAGCTGGTCAAC harbors:
- a CDS encoding EAL domain-containing protein yields the protein MAFEGLPTSLEKVRSSARAARVSGIDGGFVKRPDSAQPAEKLETGNFALFRSDLPSSDPLHYFIAARWELMGPAMLIMLVAMGLFSLSYPGLLPFACGLIAVLLCLASPIFARWEQALNHKAWQRYPLMLLAVALPMGVFGFGTVIWSKQSSDFDLALMVNAYVILMLVAVALLQGRTTSIMGATLALWSSGTFLSRSPGALVLLASGGCLALYLGVRQSRIARREADRLAEREKEQRRAEELLNEYEQTGQGWFWETDRRGQIVYVSPRIARLVGRPIEELEGRPFTSLFVLEGQQQESERTLVFHLSTRSSFQDLSVRAATDEAEERWWSISGRPVLDQFNNFMGFRGSGTDLTETRKSQQHVTQLARFDSLTKLANRFQMSEWLEKLLNSPRIDSRSCAVFLLDLDRFKQVNDTMGHPAGDALLMQVADRLRSSVGSLGRVGRLGGDEFQVLLPGHHQREGLAHLARRIIEDLSQPYSIEGSRVVIGASLGISVCPDDGTTSEAIIRNADLALYAAKGGGRGRHHFYDEDLHSDAQERQQLEQDLRDAIAEGALELHYQPQIRTTTERITGFEALLRWNHPKHGYMSPAKFVPIAEETGLVAQIGEWALRTACRDLATWPEEVRVAVNVSPLQFANAALPAIVTSAIASSGIAPGRLELEITESVFLGDDKSTEAMFSALKGVGVRLALDDFGTGYSSLGYLKKAPFDKIKIDQSFVRGATVAGSRNGAIIASIVSLAEALGMETTAEGVETLDELELVRKLGCSHVQGYIYERSLTAEDTIRRLQEGLVAQAKGPRSARAARQTMLRKVVLDHEGHSYHATIRNISRSGALVEGLWNVPAGTRFAIHLAENCVAVAEAQWCKEDRMGVKFARPLEIDAKGAVVFAPTRTPRDTKETRVLRKAG
- the lepA gene encoding translation elongation factor 4, producing MTELSQIRNFSIIAHIDHGKSTLADRLIQFTGGLTEREMSAQVLDNMDIEKERGITIKAQTVRLNYTAKDGVTYELNLMDTPGHVDFAYEVSRSLAACEGALLVVDAAQGVEAQTLANVYQSIEHDHEIVPVINKIDLPAAEPEKVKAEIEDIIGIDASEAVLASAKSGIGVEETLEAIVTRIPAPQGDRDAPLKALLVDSWYDPYLGVVILVRVMDGAIRKGLQVKFMQGGTEHLIDRVGCFTPKRIDLPELGPGEIGFITAQIKEVEQAKVGDTITTVKNGAVKALPGYKEVQSVVFCGLFPVDAADFEKLRESIGKLRLNDASFTYEMETSAALGFGFRCGFLGLLHLEIIQERLSREYDLDLITTAPSVVYRIQLSHSKNEEAQTIELHNPADYPDPNRIEEIEEPWIKAVIYTPDEYLGPILKLCQDRRGIQKDLTYVGGRAQVTYELPLNEVVFDFYDRLKSISRGYASFDYEQIGLRAGDLVKMNILVNNEPVDALSMIVHRSVAEERGRGMCERLKDLIPRHLFKIPIQAAIGGKVIARETIAALRKDVTAKCYGGDISRKKKLLEKQKKGKARMREYGNVSIPQEAFIAALRMGEE
- a CDS encoding LysR family transcriptional regulator, encoding MQLRALRYFVTLAREGHFARAAEACGVTQPTLSSALAALEDQLGKRLVERDRRFIGLTEEGRAMLPWAQQLLAAHEGMVHAVEALDGPLHGEFRLGVIPAATPSVGAFAEALLRLHPGMTISVRSQTSREIVRAIEAYEIDAGITYLDHESPANVISVPLYAERYVFVTAAAGRRPAPGAVTWEQVEGYPFCLLHQGMQNRRILDTLMSGQGVSVRPRATADGYVALLAIVRSGGLATVMPERYVGLIEGADWASVHPLTMDAAVSRIGVIVGDRAPLDPVANAALGCARSIAGLTGV
- a CDS encoding formate dehydrogenase subunit gamma — protein: MTDIAGIQTAIDRFMQSDTRGALLPLLHALQEEFGHVDPAAVPPIADALNLSRAEVHGVISFYHDFRTEAPARHVVKLCRAESCQSRGGAAIEAQLSHQLGVAMGHARKDGQVALEPVYCLGLCAIGPNALVDDRPVARIDSARVVAIASEVEA